In one window of Methanosarcina vacuolata Z-761 DNA:
- a CDS encoding manganese efflux pump MntP produces the protein MSFLTNFLLGLGLSMDAFAVSMSSSTTIRPFQLKDALKLAFFFGGFQAFMPVLGWIGGSAVSGFVSNYAPWIAFGLLAFIGGKMIYEALYGDPDGKINSLNYPVLLMLAIATSIDALAVGISFAFLNTPILEPVIIIGCVTFFMSFCGAVLGYRIGHFFEHEVEIIGGLILIGIGGKILAEHLLWI, from the coding sequence ATGTCTTTCCTGACTAACTTCCTTTTAGGGCTCGGACTTTCAATGGATGCATTTGCAGTTTCCATGTCCAGCAGCACTACTATACGGCCTTTTCAACTAAAGGATGCACTGAAGCTTGCCTTCTTTTTTGGAGGATTTCAGGCTTTTATGCCTGTGCTGGGCTGGATTGGAGGGAGCGCAGTAAGTGGCTTTGTATCAAACTATGCTCCCTGGATTGCTTTTGGGCTTCTGGCCTTTATCGGAGGCAAAATGATTTATGAGGCTCTTTACGGAGACCCGGATGGGAAGATAAATTCCCTCAATTATCCGGTGCTTCTGATGCTCGCAATCGCTACAAGTATAGATGCCCTTGCCGTGGGAATTAGCTTTGCTTTTCTAAATACTCCTATCCTTGAACCTGTGATTATAATAGGTTGTGTGACCTTTTTCATGTCTTTTTGCGGAGCAGTCCTGGGGTACAGAATAGGTCATTTTTTTGAGCACGAAGTCGAGATTATTGGAGGACTTATTCTCATCGGGATTGGTGGAAAAATCCTTGCCGAACATCTGCTCTGGATCTGA
- the hacB gene encoding homoaconitase small subunit, with amino-acid sequence MKNPIIGRIWKFGNDIDTDVIIPGKYLRTKDMQVFAAHAMEGIDPEFAKKVKPGDIIVAGSNFGCGSSREQAPLALKHAGIACVVAKSFARIFFRNAINVGLPLIEADIDCQEGDEVRVDLLKGEVTVSDKGTFRGNKLPDFLLQILADGGLVAHRKKIQGEQKE; translated from the coding sequence ATGAAAAACCCTATCATAGGCCGAATCTGGAAATTCGGAAACGATATCGATACAGACGTAATTATTCCTGGTAAATACCTGCGAACCAAAGATATGCAGGTCTTTGCAGCTCATGCAATGGAAGGCATTGACCCCGAGTTTGCAAAAAAAGTAAAACCAGGGGATATTATTGTAGCAGGCAGCAATTTTGGCTGCGGCTCTTCAAGAGAACAGGCTCCCCTTGCTTTAAAACATGCAGGTATAGCCTGCGTTGTCGCAAAATCTTTCGCGAGGATCTTTTTCCGAAATGCAATCAATGTAGGGTTACCTCTTATTGAAGCCGATATAGATTGCCAGGAGGGCGATGAGGTCAGAGTTGATCTGCTAAAAGGCGAGGTTACAGTTTCGGATAAAGGCACATTCAGGGGAAACAAATTGCCGGATTTCCTTCTCCAGATACTTGCTGACGGCGGGCTTGTAGCCCATAGAAAAAAAATCCAGGGTGAGCAAAAAGAATAA
- a CDS encoding oligosaccharyl transferase, archaeosortase A system-associated has product MSSQDHPVSSFQNKIKSSWPYTLAVAIIGFISLWVRTLPSDSVFLSDGSVKFATNDAWYHMRTLFVLLENYPHRMFFNPMTNYPNGSYIHFGPLFDQMMAITSLILGMGHPSSQLVYTVGAYFPAVLGALAVIPVYYIGKYLGGHKTGILAAILIAFAPGQFLTRSLIGFTDHHVAESLFSTFFMMFFMLALISAKEKKLHFEDVFNKKFNVLKEPFIYSVMAGIMYSAYQLCWPGGSLFLLIVLVYAIFQYILDNFRNESSDYLGFTGIVTCLVSTILILPFVHPDMGFSLYYYSWFHVITSLGTMAGFAALSLIEREFKRKQMTAYYYPLLILGAGILGLICIKVLSPSLYSLIINAPSTVFGIQQGGPSTIGEATSIFYSSGVFTLSKAFSNFTTTGFLASILGMLILAANLFRRPKPQEFLLLVWSFFILLAIYGQNRFAYYYSINVSILSAYLGGLLLEKVKWGELDQKFKSTVKSPADIPEALKFFKVQQILAVLLIAVFLIYPVYAYAMLYAVGSNEPNEPWMEACTWLRSNTPDPGMDYNATYEAPINGELFNYPDTAYGVMSWWDYGHYIETIGHRMPNANPFQAGIGGRRASINETNQPGAATFFTAPSEKEASAILEAIDPRSDKAGSRYIMSDARMATEIFGAMPAWTLDTDGYYQAYWTGSQYQNIPSTRYFNSMEAKLHIFDGNGLKQYRMVHETEAYQTDEAGYKQVYNYFYGGKLSEVDTGYVKIFEYVKGANITGTASPNETVNINTTILTNQGRTFGYSQSTTADSQGRYEFTVPYSTDGPSTGETKFDTAPSGPYVVSYGDTTKEVKVSEEAVLKGEEVKV; this is encoded by the coding sequence ATCCTGTATCATCATTTCAAAACAAAATCAAATCCAGCTGGCCTTATACTTTGGCAGTTGCGATAATTGGCTTTATATCTCTGTGGGTCAGAACACTTCCTTCAGATTCGGTGTTCTTATCCGATGGATCCGTAAAGTTTGCGACCAACGATGCCTGGTACCATATGCGTACCTTATTCGTCCTGCTTGAAAATTACCCACACAGGATGTTTTTCAATCCCATGACCAACTATCCTAACGGGAGTTACATACATTTCGGCCCATTGTTCGACCAAATGATGGCCATAACCTCCCTGATTCTTGGAATGGGACATCCCAGTTCTCAACTGGTTTATACAGTAGGAGCTTATTTTCCTGCCGTGCTCGGAGCCCTTGCTGTCATTCCGGTTTACTACATTGGAAAATATCTTGGGGGGCATAAAACCGGGATTCTGGCTGCGATTCTGATAGCATTTGCTCCAGGGCAGTTTCTGACCCGTTCACTGATTGGTTTTACAGACCATCATGTCGCTGAATCACTATTCAGTACTTTCTTCATGATGTTTTTCATGCTGGCCTTGATTTCAGCAAAGGAGAAAAAACTTCATTTTGAAGATGTGTTCAATAAGAAATTCAATGTCCTGAAAGAACCTTTTATATACTCGGTTATGGCTGGAATAATGTATTCAGCCTACCAGCTTTGCTGGCCAGGAGGCTCGCTATTCTTATTAATTGTACTTGTTTACGCTATATTCCAGTATATCTTGGACAATTTCCGGAATGAATCCAGCGACTACCTTGGGTTTACAGGCATAGTCACCTGCTTAGTAAGTACAATCCTTATCCTTCCCTTTGTCCACCCTGACATGGGGTTTTCTCTGTACTATTACTCCTGGTTCCATGTTATCACATCCCTTGGGACAATGGCAGGTTTTGCGGCTTTGAGCCTTATTGAAAGGGAATTCAAAAGAAAGCAAATGACGGCTTATTACTACCCTCTGCTAATCCTCGGAGCTGGTATTCTCGGGCTTATATGTATCAAGGTTTTATCTCCATCCCTTTATTCCCTGATTATAAACGCTCCGAGCACTGTTTTTGGGATTCAACAGGGAGGGCCTTCGACAATTGGTGAAGCTACTTCCATATTTTACAGTAGTGGTGTCTTTACCCTTTCTAAAGCTTTCTCAAATTTCACTACTACGGGATTTCTCGCTTCTATTCTAGGAATGCTTATTCTGGCTGCAAATCTGTTTAGAAGACCAAAGCCTCAGGAATTTCTGCTTCTTGTCTGGAGTTTCTTTATTCTCCTTGCAATTTACGGCCAGAACCGTTTTGCATATTACTATTCAATAAACGTTTCAATCCTGAGTGCATATCTGGGAGGATTGTTACTTGAAAAAGTAAAATGGGGTGAACTTGACCAGAAGTTCAAAAGTACTGTAAAGTCACCCGCAGATATTCCAGAGGCATTGAAATTCTTCAAAGTACAGCAGATTCTAGCAGTCCTGCTTATAGCGGTATTTCTAATTTATCCGGTATATGCATATGCAATGCTATATGCAGTTGGCTCAAATGAGCCCAATGAGCCCTGGATGGAAGCTTGTACCTGGCTTCGCTCAAACACCCCGGACCCTGGGATGGACTACAATGCCACTTATGAAGCCCCGATAAACGGAGAACTTTTCAATTATCCTGATACTGCATATGGTGTTATGTCCTGGTGGGACTACGGGCACTATATAGAGACAATAGGGCACAGGATGCCGAATGCGAACCCGTTCCAGGCAGGAATAGGAGGTCGCAGGGCAAGTATTAACGAGACAAACCAACCAGGTGCAGCAACCTTCTTCACAGCTCCATCTGAAAAAGAAGCAAGTGCAATACTTGAAGCCATAGACCCAAGGTCCGACAAAGCAGGATCACGATATATAATGTCTGATGCCAGAATGGCTACAGAAATATTCGGGGCAATGCCTGCCTGGACTCTTGATACTGATGGGTATTATCAGGCTTACTGGACAGGTAGCCAATATCAGAACATACCTTCTACCCGATATTTTAATTCCATGGAAGCAAAACTGCATATTTTTGACGGAAATGGCTTGAAACAGTACCGTATGGTCCACGAGACTGAGGCCTATCAAACTGACGAGGCCGGGTATAAACAGGTATACAATTACTTCTACGGAGGTAAACTCTCTGAAGTAGATACCGGCTATGTCAAGATCTTCGAGTACGTCAAGGGTGCAAATATAACAGGCACGGCATCCCCCAATGAAACCGTGAATATAAACACGACAATTCTTACAAATCAGGGAAGGACCTTTGGATACTCACAGTCAACAACTGCAGATTCACAGGGCAGGTATGAATTTACAGTGCCTTATTCGACCGATGGTCCGAGTACAGGCGAAACAAAGTTTGATACCGCACCTTCAGGACCCTATGTAGTGAGCTATGGAGATACGACAAAAGAAGTGAAAGTAAGTGAAGAAGCCGTATTAAAAGGAGAAGAAGTAAAGGTATAA
- a CDS encoding isocitrate/isopropylmalate dehydrogenase family protein produces the protein MRLAVIEGDGIGREVIPAAVKVLDAFGLEFEKVPLELGYTRWERTGTAISNDDLETIKECDAVLFGAITTVPDPNYKSVLLTIRKELDLYANVRPVKPLPGITGVTGRNDFDFIIVRENTEGLYSGIEEIGPEISWTKRVVTRKGSERIAEYACKLAKKRKNKLTIVHKSNVLKSDKLFLDVCRQTASANGVEYEDMLVDSMAYNLIMHPERYDIVVTTNLFGDILSDMCAALVGSLGLVPSANIGEKYAFFEPVHGSAPDIAGKGIANPLAAILCVKMLLEWMGEPRSQIIDEAITNVLQKKIITPDLGGTASTMEVGNAVAEYVRNNM, from the coding sequence ATGAGACTGGCTGTAATCGAAGGTGATGGTATAGGCAGGGAAGTAATCCCTGCGGCTGTTAAAGTCCTTGATGCTTTCGGGCTTGAGTTTGAAAAAGTACCCCTGGAGCTTGGCTATACCCGGTGGGAAAGGACAGGAACTGCAATATCAAATGATGATCTGGAAACTATAAAAGAGTGCGATGCTGTCCTTTTTGGGGCAATTACTACTGTGCCGGACCCGAATTACAAAAGCGTGCTCCTGACTATACGAAAGGAACTTGATCTGTATGCTAATGTCAGGCCTGTAAAACCTCTGCCCGGTATAACAGGAGTTACCGGGAGAAACGATTTCGATTTTATTATTGTCAGGGAAAACACTGAAGGGCTGTACTCGGGAATTGAAGAAATAGGGCCCGAAATCTCCTGGACGAAAAGAGTTGTCACCCGGAAAGGTTCCGAGCGGATTGCAGAATATGCCTGTAAGCTTGCAAAGAAAAGAAAGAACAAGCTGACTATTGTCCATAAATCCAATGTCCTGAAATCCGACAAGCTTTTCCTCGATGTTTGCAGGCAAACCGCCAGTGCTAACGGCGTGGAATATGAGGATATGCTGGTTGACTCGATGGCTTACAACCTTATTATGCACCCTGAAAGGTATGACATTGTGGTTACAACGAACCTCTTTGGAGATATTTTGAGTGATATGTGCGCAGCCCTTGTAGGAAGTCTCGGCCTTGTCCCAAGCGCCAATATAGGGGAGAAATATGCCTTCTTCGAACCTGTGCACGGGAGCGCACCTGACATTGCCGGAAAGGGCATTGCAAACCCGCTTGCTGCAATCCTCTGTGTAAAGATGCTGCTCGAATGGATGGGAGAACCTCGATCTCAAATTATCGATGAGGCAATAACCAATGTACTCCAAAAGAAAATCATCACTCCTGACCTCGGAGGGACGGCAAGCACAATGGAAGTCGGAAACGCGGTTGCGGAATATGTGAGGAACAATATGTGA
- a CDS encoding DUF7714 family protein translates to MLFPDEYKYVGVTKSFCPGTEEPIYFLTDYLITEKENPQTGNYEYAVYHVKKSGEGLLRKVEALEKIASREEVVKYDRELNIKNRTLLIETAEKLCTGKVNTVIFTGMDRHVTFVHAPDLSSILELEILDVAPPYPSWLSLVVRRLEASGIFGDLQVRFTEKVIDLRRFEGKNTVFPCSASGLEGKCLDSDVLTENGHLLVGCEISKTLFEMRFPELEYSFINICPFKSEIVVPSKSFITRCCRSENSGLVKISGFDGAVVHWGASEYQVAEAIRKLVNSLRQGSEDLNSQV, encoded by the coding sequence ATGCTTTTTCCTGATGAGTATAAGTATGTGGGAGTAACAAAATCCTTCTGCCCGGGCACTGAAGAGCCTATCTATTTTCTTACTGACTATCTGATTACAGAAAAGGAAAATCCTCAGACAGGCAACTACGAATATGCAGTTTATCACGTAAAAAAAAGCGGAGAGGGACTGCTCAGGAAAGTTGAAGCTCTCGAAAAAATAGCCTCACGAGAAGAGGTGGTAAAGTATGACAGGGAATTAAACATAAAAAACCGCACACTCCTGATCGAGACTGCAGAAAAGCTCTGTACCGGCAAAGTGAACACGGTAATTTTTACAGGTATGGATAGGCATGTTACTTTTGTTCATGCCCCTGACCTTTCAAGCATTCTTGAGCTAGAAATCCTTGACGTTGCTCCCCCTTATCCGTCCTGGCTTTCTCTTGTTGTGAGAAGGCTCGAAGCCAGTGGAATTTTCGGGGACCTCCAGGTCAGGTTTACTGAAAAGGTAATTGACCTCAGGCGTTTTGAAGGAAAAAATACGGTTTTTCCATGCAGCGCGTCTGGACTCGAAGGCAAGTGCCTGGATTCGGATGTGCTCACAGAAAATGGACATTTACTCGTAGGATGCGAGATTTCAAAGACTCTTTTTGAGATGCGTTTTCCTGAATTAGAGTATTCTTTTATAAACATCTGTCCTTTCAAGTCCGAAATAGTTGTGCCCTCAAAATCCTTTATTACTCGCTGCTGCAGGTCTGAAAATTCAGGGCTTGTAAAGATTTCGGGCTTTGATGGAGCTGTAGTTCACTGGGGTGCATCGGAGTACCAGGTTGCTGAAGCTATCCGAAAACTTGTAAACAGCCTCAGGCAGGGTTCAGAGGATCTAAATAGCCAGGTATAA